A region from the Streptomyces lydicus genome encodes:
- a CDS encoding DUF3043 domain-containing protein → MFRSRSKDEQAATAKVTADQPQQPRDPQAPKGRPTPKRSDAQSQRRSRAHTPTNRKDAAKAQREARRVDMARQREAMASGDERYLPVRDKGPVRRFARDYVDSRWCVAEFFLPMAVVILVLTMIRVPSVQSIALLLWFVIIVLMVLDSVLIWFRLGKRLQERFPNDNLKGVKAYAVMRTLQMRRLRLPKPQVKRGQRP, encoded by the coding sequence GTGTTCCGAAGCCGTTCGAAGGATGAGCAGGCCGCGACCGCCAAGGTGACCGCGGACCAGCCCCAGCAGCCCCGCGATCCGCAGGCCCCCAAGGGCCGCCCTACGCCCAAACGCAGCGATGCCCAGTCGCAGCGCCGCTCCCGTGCGCATACGCCCACGAACCGCAAGGACGCGGCGAAGGCCCAGCGTGAGGCCCGCCGGGTCGACATGGCCCGCCAGCGCGAGGCGATGGCCAGCGGCGACGAGCGGTATCTGCCGGTGCGCGACAAGGGTCCCGTGCGCCGCTTCGCGCGTGACTACGTCGACTCCCGCTGGTGCGTCGCCGAGTTCTTCCTGCCGATGGCCGTGGTGATCCTGGTGCTCACCATGATCCGGGTGCCGTCGGTCCAGAGCATCGCGCTGCTGCTGTGGTTCGTGATCATCGTGCTGATGGTGCTCGACTCGGTCCTGATCTGGTTCCGTCTGGGCAAGCGGCTGCAGGAGCGCTTCCCGAACGACAACCTCAAGGGCGTGAAGGCGTACGCGGTGATGCGGACGCTGCAGATGCGGCGGCTGCGGTTGCCGAAGCCGCAGGTGAAGCGGGGACAGCGGCCGTAG